The Campylobacter concisus genome contains the following window.
TAGATGTTAAACTCCGAGTTATCCTCGCTTGGCATGAAGTCACCACCTACAAATTTAGCCAGTCCAAACGAGCAAACAACGACCACAAGCGTTATGGCTAAAAATATGAGCTTAAATTTAAGCGCTAAGATTAAAAGCTTCTCGTAGCCATTTTCAAGCGCTTCAAAAAACGGCTCACTCTTTAGAAAAAAGCCACTTTGTTTGACATTTACAAACCTAGCACTAAGCGTTGGCACAAGAAATATACTCACAAAAAACGAGATGACGATGCCAGCTGCTACGCTCATCGCAAAGGAGTTAAAGTACTTGCCAACGATGCCACTCATAAAGGCTATTGGTACAAAGACGCAAAGCAGCACAAGCGAGATCGCAAAGACGCTAAATGCTATCTCTTTTATGCCTGCAAAGCTTGCCTTTAGGGCATTTGGCTCATCTTTTAGCTTGCTAGCGATATTTTCAGTAACAACTATCGCATCATCGATGAAAATTCCGATACCAAGGGTCAGCGCTATGAGGCTTAAGCGGTTTATGTCGTATCCTAGGGCATTTATTATGAAAAATGTCGCCACGATACTAGTTGGGATCGCTACGACTGAGATGATAGTGATCGAGAAATTTCTTAAAAACAGATAGACGATCACGATGGTTAGCAAGACGCCAAGGATCATATCAAAGGCGGTTTGATCGATGTGCTTTTGTATCACTTCGCTCTTATCATAAGCTATTTTTACGTCATATTCGCTGCCAAGCAGGCTTTTAAACTGATCTAGCTTTACTTTAGCTAGAGCGATCACGGTTAGAGCGTTTGCGTCTGGAGCTAGCTCAAGACCCAGCAAGACGCCACTTTTTTTATCCATTATCGCTGCTTCGTTTGCATCTTTATAAGCAAGATCAACACTTGCGATATCTTTTAAAAAGACCCCTTGCTTGATCGTTAAATTTCTTATCTCATCTATGCTTTTGGCGCTGAAATTTGACTTGATCGCCATTTGGATCTGCTCATTTTCTATCTTGCCAAGTGGCGCTTTTAAATTTTCAACCTTTATCAAATTTGCCACTTCGTTTGCGCTAAGAGCGTTTTTGTCAAGCTTAAATCTATCAAGTAAAATTTTAACCGCTGGCTCTAAAAAGCCATTTGTTTTAACCTTTGAAACGCCGCTTATGCGCTCTAAAAATGGTTTTGCCACGTCGTCGATATCTTGCATAAGCTTAGTTTCGTTGCCATCAAGCCTCGTGATAAAGAGGCTAAAGACGGCTGAAGAGAGGCCGTTTAGCTTTTCTATCTCGTAGTTTGCGTTTAACCTTGCTTTTTGCATCTTGTCGCGGACGTCGTTTGTAGCGCTCTCTAGGTCTTTGTTTAGCTCAAATTCGATGCTTACCACGCTTAGGTTGTCAAAGCTGGTTGAGTAAAGCTTTTTTATCCCCTCGATGCTTGAGACCTCGTCCTCGATCTTTTGCGTGATCTTTGTCTTGATGTAGTTCATATCGCCGTTTGCGTAGGTCGTGATCTTAACGATTGGGATATTTACTTGCGGATATAAATTTACGTTCATCGTCTTTAGCGAGTAGATGCCAAAGACAACGAGGCTTAAAAATATCATAAGCGTAGTTATGGGGCGGTTGATGGCTGTTTTTATCATTTTCTGTTACTAACTAGCACTCTGCCTTGACCAAACATGCCAGGTTTTAAGCTCATATCATAAGCCTCGGCGTAAAATTTTCTAGTCTCTCGCTTGATCTCTGGATAGATAAGCACGATTTTTACCTCTTTTTCTTCGTTTGTTGCGTCAAGTTTAAATTTAAATGTATCGCCAATCTTTACCAAATCTACATATTTTTCGTCAATTGCTATTAAAATTTTTGCCTCATTTGAATTTAAAACAAAAGCTGGACTAAGCGGCGAAACACCCTCTCCAAGCTCAATATTTTTACTAGCGATAACGCCATCAAATGGAGCTTTTAAAACAGCTTTTCTAAGGCGATCTTGCGCATTTAAAATAGCGATTTGTGCACTTTGAACCCGAAGTATCGCTTCATCAAATTTATACTTTACCTCGTCAAATTCTTGCTTTGAAGTGACGTCCCTTACTTGAGTAAATTTGTTTAAAGTATTTTTTGCAAATTCACTAGCATTTTTTGCCAGCTCAAGATCATTTTTTGCCTTTTTAAGAGCGATTTCTAGGCTACTTTGATCAAGAATAGCTAAAGCGTCGCCCTTTTTAACGTGACTTGATACATCTACAAAAATTTTATCTACCTTGCCACTACCCTCAAATGCAAGCTTTGAGCTTTGCTTAGCATAGACTTCAAAGTCGGCAAAAATTTCTTCACTAGCAAATGAAAAAACGCCAAATATCATTAAAATTATTAGCTTTTTCAATCTCTAATCCTCTCTAAAATCGGCTCGCCATTTTCAAAAAAGAACTCCGCTTTTTTGATCTCAAGCTCATCCTTTGCACTCTCAAAAAGACTAATGGCGTCAAATTTTTGAGAGAGTGCCTCAAGCAGGTCGCTATATCCCAAAAGCCCAGAGTTATACTTCTCATAGCTAGCTTTTAATGCCAAATCGCTTGCTCTTACATATTCGTTTAGTGAAGCGATTTTTGAAGTAAGCACCACGATTTCACTTTGCAAATTTTTAAGCTTTGTCTCGTTTTCACGCTTTTTATACTCCAAATTTAGCCTTGCCTCATCAAGTGCGATCTTTTGGATCTGACTCATCTTGCTAGTGGCGAAAAAATCAAAAATTTTCCATTTAAAAGCAATACCAAATTTATTGCCATGAGTATCTTCTTTTAAGTATTTATCCACGTATGAGCGGTAAGAACTAAGCCTGCCTAGATCGATATCGTAATTATTTTTATAAAATCCATATGTGTCATAAAGCATTATTTGGGGCAAAAAACC
Protein-coding sequences here:
- a CDS encoding multidrug transporter: MIKTAINRPITTLMIFLSLVVFGIYSLKTMNVNLYPQVNIPIVKITTYANGDMNYIKTKITQKIEDEVSSIEGIKKLYSTSFDNLSVVSIEFELNKDLESATNDVRDKMQKARLNANYEIEKLNGLSSAVFSLFITRLDGNETKLMQDIDDVAKPFLERISGVSKVKTNGFLEPAVKILLDRFKLDKNALSANEVANLIKVENLKAPLGKIENEQIQMAIKSNFSAKSIDEIRNLTIKQGVFLKDIASVDLAYKDANEAAIMDKKSGVLLGLELAPDANALTVIALAKVKLDQFKSLLGSEYDVKIAYDKSEVIQKHIDQTAFDMILGVLLTIVIVYLFLRNFSITIISVVAIPTSIVATFFIINALGYDINRLSLIALTLGIGIFIDDAIVVTENIASKLKDEPNALKASFAGIKEIAFSVFAISLVLLCVFVPIAFMSGIVGKYFNSFAMSVAAGIVISFFVSIFLVPTLSARFVNVKQSGFFLKSEPFFEALENGYEKLLILALKFKLIFLAITLVVVVCSFGLAKFVGGDFMPSEDNSEFNIYFKLDPSLSLQASKERLKDKISLINADPQVAYAYFILGYTDAKQPYLVKAYVRLKELKDRANHERQNAIMQRFRDKLKSDDMSVIVADLPVVEGGDVQPVKLTITSENGKDLEKFVPKISKMLKEINDATDVNSPEEDLLKRVQISIDEDKAKRLNLDKASIASAVYSAFSQNEVSVFENENGKEYELYMRLDDKFRSDTNDILKTKIRSKEGFFVTLGDVATISFEQKPASISRFNRADEIKFLANTKNNAPLNSVANEISKKLDEILPANFKYKFLGFVELMDDTNASFIFTVSASAVLIYMVLAALYESFLLPFLIMLAMPLAFCGVVIGLFISGNPFSLFVMVGVILLFGMVGKNAILVVDFANYFANSGIEANEAVKMAAKKRLRAVLMTTFAMIFAMLPLALSRGAGFEANSPMAISIIFGLISSTLLSLLVVPVLFAWVYNLDKSIRKFYERERI
- a CDS encoding efflux transporter periplasmic adaptor subunit yields the protein MKKLIILMIFGVFSFASEEIFADFEVYAKQSSKLAFEGSGKVDKIFVDVSSHVKKGDALAILDQSSLEIALKKAKNDLELAKNASEFAKNTLNKFTQVRDVTSKQEFDEVKYKFDEAILRVQSAQIAILNAQDRLRKAVLKAPFDGVIASKNIELGEGVSPLSPAFVLNSNEAKILIAIDEKYVDLVKIGDTFKFKLDATNEEKEVKIVLIYPEIKRETRKFYAEAYDMSLKPGMFGQGRVLVSNRK